In one Gossypium hirsutum isolate 1008001.06 chromosome D09, Gossypium_hirsutum_v2.1, whole genome shotgun sequence genomic region, the following are encoded:
- the LOC107892318 gene encoding paired amphipathic helix protein Sin3-like 2 isoform X2, with protein MKRIRDDIYSGSQFKRPFASSKAESYAQNQMPGGGGGTGGGEGEGGGGSMSQTLAMNEALTYLMEVKEIFQDQKGKYDMFLEVMKDFVARRTDTAGVIARVKELFKGHNNLIYGFNTFLPKGYGITLDEDEAPPKRLLNLMKQSVL; from the exons ATGAAGCGAATAAGAGATGATATATATTCTGGTTCTCAATTTAAACGTCCATTTGCTTCTTCAAAGGCTGAATC CTACGCGCAAAACCAAATGCCTGGTGGAGGTGGCGGTACAGGTggaggggaaggggaagggggaGGGGGAAGTATGTCGCAGACACTGGCTATGAACGAGGCCTTAACATATTTAATGGAAGTCAAGGAGATCTTTCAGGATCAAAAAGGGAAGTACGACATGTTCCTTGAAGTCATGAAGGATTTCGTGGCTCGAAG GACTGACACTGCTGGTGTCATTGCCCGAGTGAAAGAGTTATTCAAAGGGCATAACAACTTGATTTATGGATTTAATACCTTTTTGCCAAAGGGATATGGAATTACCCTTGACGAGGATGAGGCTCCTCCAAAAAGACTGTTGAATTTGATGAAGCAATCAGTTTTGTAA
- the LOC107892318 gene encoding paired amphipathic helix protein Sin3-like 2 isoform X1, producing MYDLERMKRIRDDIYSGSQFKRPFASSKAESYAQNQMPGGGGGTGGGEGEGGGGSMSQTLAMNEALTYLMEVKEIFQDQKGKYDMFLEVMKDFVARRTDTAGVIARVKELFKGHNNLIYGFNTFLPKGYGITLDEDEAPPKRLLNLMKQSVL from the exons ATGTACGATTTGGAAA GGATGAAGCGAATAAGAGATGATATATATTCTGGTTCTCAATTTAAACGTCCATTTGCTTCTTCAAAGGCTGAATC CTACGCGCAAAACCAAATGCCTGGTGGAGGTGGCGGTACAGGTggaggggaaggggaagggggaGGGGGAAGTATGTCGCAGACACTGGCTATGAACGAGGCCTTAACATATTTAATGGAAGTCAAGGAGATCTTTCAGGATCAAAAAGGGAAGTACGACATGTTCCTTGAAGTCATGAAGGATTTCGTGGCTCGAAG GACTGACACTGCTGGTGTCATTGCCCGAGTGAAAGAGTTATTCAAAGGGCATAACAACTTGATTTATGGATTTAATACCTTTTTGCCAAAGGGATATGGAATTACCCTTGACGAGGATGAGGCTCCTCCAAAAAGACTGTTGAATTTGATGAAGCAATCAGTTTTGTAA